The genome window GGCAACGGCGTGGTGTCCAACTACGTGTATGACCCCGACACGTTCCGTCTCGCCGCCGTGTACACGCGCAGGGGGCCGGCCTTCGCCGAGGACTGCGGGGGGGATCCGCCGCCACCACTGACGGCCGCGCCCGAGGTTCGCCCAACCGGTGTGCCCTGCGGTGTACAGAACCTGCGCTTCACCTACGACCCGGTCGGCAACGTGATCCGCGTCACGGACGACGCGCAGCAGCGCGTGTTCTTCCGCAACGCCGTGGTGGAGGCGACCGCCGACCACGTCTACGACGCGGTCTACCGCCTCGTGCAGGCCACCGGCAGGGAGCACGTCGGTCAGGCCGGCGGCACCCCGACATCCCACTCGTTCGCGGACGCGCACCGCACCGGACGTCCCCACCCGCAGGACGGCGGCGCGATGAGCCGGTACTGCGAGACCTACGAGTACGACGCGGTCGGTAACCTGGTGACCCTGCGGCACGCGGTCGCCTGCCCGGGCGCCGAGACGTGGTCGCGCTCCTTCCGGTATGAGGAGACGAGCCTGCTGGAGAGCGGTGCCGACGGCACGGCCCGACGCTCCGGCAACCGGCTGACCGCCTCGACCGTCGGCGGCAGCATCGAGGTCTACAGCGCCGCCGGGACGGGGTACGACGGGCACGGCAACCAGCGCACGATGTCGCACCTGCAGGAGCTGGAGTGGGACCACGCGGACCGGTTGCGGGTCACCCGTCGACAGGCAGTCGGCCCCGGGGACGCCAGCGGGGTCGAGCGGCAGGCCGAACGGACCTTTTACGTGGACGATCGCGCGGGGCGGCGCGTGCGCAAGGTCACAGAGCTGCCCGGCGGCGCGATCAAGGACGAACGCGTCTACCTCGGCGGGGTCGAGGTCTACCGGGTGCACGCGGGCGCCGATGCCGGACTAGTCCGCGAGACGCTGCACGTGATGGACGACCAGCAACGGATCCTCCTCGTTGAGACGAGGACGGACACCGCCGGTGCGGAGCCGGTGGTCCGGTACCAGCACGGGAACCTGCTCGGCTCGGCGGTGCTGGAGCTGGACGAGTCCGGCGAGATCGTCTCTTACGAGGAGTACACGCCCTACGGGAGCACGACGTACCAGGCCGTGCGAGCGGACGTGCAGGCGAGCCCCAAACGCTACCGGTACTCCGCCCGGGAGCGGGACGAGGAGAGCGGGCTGTACTACCACGGCGCGCGCTACTACGCGCCGTGGCTCGCGCGGTGGACCGCGGCCGATCCGTTGCTCCTCCGGGACTCCCCCAACGTGTACCTGTACGCGCTGGCGAACCCCGTGATCGCGAAGGACCCCAGTGGTGGGCCGGTCTGGCTCATCCCGGTGGTGATCTACCTCGGCTGGCGGGCATTGGAGTCTGCGGCCGAGACGGGTGTCGAGGCCGGGATCGCCAAGGCGACCGGAGAGGAGGACTTCAGCCCGCTAGGGAGCTTTGCCAAGAACATGGCGGTGAACTCCGTCGTGGGCCTCGTCCCGGGCGCGGTCGAGGCCAAGGTCGCCACGAAGGTGGCTATCTACGGCACCAAGCTCGCAGTCCGCACCGCGGGCGACGCCACGTACGACACGCTGCGCGGCAAGGGTGACTTCGGCGAGAACCTCCTCAAGAGCGGCGCGGGCAACATCGTGGGCGACGGCATCGGCGCCCTCGCCAAGAAGGGAGCCGGGAAGATGTTCTCCAAGGCGGTCGACAAGGTCGGAGACCCCGTCGCCGGCACGTCCGTTGCCAAGGGGACACAGCAGGCGGCAAACGCGGCCGGCACGACCGTCCAGAGCCCGGTGACCATGGACTCTCTATTCGCAGCGGCTGACGGCGCTGTCCGCGCCGCGCGGCAGAACGCGGCCCCGGCCGTCGCGGCCGCGACGCTCGGCCGAGTCGGGACGGTGAACACCCGCGCGGGCTTCCGCCAGGCGGTGATCGACCTCATCGCCGCGGACCCCCAGCACCCGCTGAAGTTCCTGCTGAACCCCGCGGGCAGGCTGCGAAACACGACGGCCGCCGGGGTGACGCAGGATGTGCTCTTCGACAACCCCGAGATGATCGAGGCGGGGCACGTGCTGAGCTCGAAGGCGTTGACCGGAGCCTTGCAGGGCACGGACAAGTTCGCGGTCATGTCCGGGTTCTGGAACCGGTTCATCAGCGGCACGATCGAGCACCCATCCAAGGGCGGCACCCACATGGCGGTGGACGAGGTGATCGACATCGGTGGCATCCCGGTGCACTTGCAGACCGCGGCTGAGTGGATCCAGCGTGGCCTGCTCGACTCGGACCTCGTGGCAAAGGCCCGGCGGGTCGTCTACTGACCGACCGTACGTGCGCGAAACCGACCGACCGCACCAGGAGGTGCACCGATGAGCGACGAGACGACGGGGACCGGCGAGACCGAAGATCGTGTGCTCTACACGGTCACGGGACACGTGCTGCGGCCGGGCGGGGACGGCGGGCCGGCAGCCCCTGTCGCGGGCGTCCGGGTGCGCGCTTTCGACCAGGACCTCGCCGAGGCGCGACCGCTCGGTGAGGCCGTCACGGGCGCCCAGGGCCGGTACACGATCACGTTCGCCGGGCGGTACAGCTCGTCGCGACCCTCTTCGCCGGGACCCGACCCGGTGGCGCTTCTGCGGCCCGGCCGGCCGGCGGAGCGCGCCAAGGACGGCCCGGACCTGTGGGTCGCCGTCTTGGGCCCCGACGACGGCGACTTGCTGGCCCGCTCACCCGTGCTGACCGACTCGGGGCCACACATCGAGCAGGACCTCCTCCTGGAGGACCCCTCCGCAGACGGCTCGGAGCTGGACCGGCTGACCCGGTTCCTCGCGCCACGCCTCGGGGGGATGTCGCTGCAGGCGCTGGACGACGATCAGGTCGCCGCAGTGGCTCAGGACCCGCGTCTGGCTGCGCCGGAGGTCATGGCCGCGGCAAGGGCCGCCCGGCTGACCGACCGTGCAATGGAGCTGGCGGCCCGGCACGGCATCGAGGTCGGCGATGAGGCGGCGCAGCTCTTCGCCGGCCTGTACGCGGCGAGCCGGGTCGAGGCGGTGCCGGCCGCGGTCGACCCGCTCGCGCGGGACGACCAGTGGTGGGCAATGACGTGGGCTGTGGCGGTCCGAGACGGGCGGGTCGCCGTTCCCGCCGGCGGACAGGACGGCGTGCTGGGCCTGCTCGGTCGGCTGCGCCGCGCCCAGCGCCTCGAGCCCGCGCCACCGGGTACGGCGGCGAGCCTCGGAGACCTCCTCACCACGCTTCCCGGCGGGCTCGACGACACCGGTCGGGCGACCGTCGCCGCCGAGCTGGACGCCGACCCGGGAGACCTGGGCGGGCTGCGAGCAAGACTGCTCGACGCCCACGGCTGGACGGCTGGCACCGTGAACTCCGTGCTGCGGGCCGTGGGTCTGGGCGAGATCACCGGCGGTCACGCCCCTCTCGTCGCAGCGCTCGGGCGGCCGGACCCCGACGACGCCGCCGCGGCTTTGGCGGACCTGGCACCTCTGGGCAGGTCGCAGTGGGCCGAGCTGGTGGCGGCCCACGGCGTCCCGGTCCACCTGGACCTGCCGGGCGACGGAGTGGGTCCCTACGTGGACCGGCTGCTGCACGACGTCGAGCAGCGGATGCCGTCGGCGTACCTGCGGGCCCGGGTGGAGGACGGCCGGATCCCCGTGGCGGAGCCCGCCCAGGTGGCGCGATTCCTGGCTAACGCGCAGACGTTCCGCCTCGGCGACCAGCCAGTCCTCGGGCGGTTCGCGGCCGCCGTGGACGGCGACCTTGCCGGCATCGCGGCCGAGGCCGTTCCCACGGTCCAGGCCGAGCTCCTGCGGATCGAACGGCTTGCCCGGGTCAGCCCGTCGCTCGAGGTCGCCGAGCGGCTGCTGGCCGGCGGATGGAGCTCCGCGCTGCAGATCGCCTCGGTCGACCGCCGTCGGTTCATTGAGGAGGTCGGCGACGGCATCCCCGGCGGCGCGGAGGTTGCCTCCGCCGTGCACGAGCGCGCGGCCGCGGCCAGCGCCACGGCGTCGGCCCTGTTGCTGTCACAGGCACCGGGGCTGGACCGGACGCCGCTCCTGCCGGTGCTTCCGATGCAGACCGACGTGGCGCCCGTACCGGATGCGGACCCGGCGGCCGCCACCCTTCGCTCCGCACTGGCGGCCGGCGGCCAGACCGCCACGCTGGAGCTGCTCTTCGGCTCGCCGGACACCTGCGGGTGCGCAGGATGCGCGTCGATGTACAGCCCCGCCGCGTATCTCGCCGAGCTGCTGCAGATGCTCGACGGCGGCCAGCACAACACGGCCGGCGCGAGCCCGCTGGACGTCTTGCTGGCCCGTCGCCCGGACCTCGCCGAGCTCGAGCTCTCGTGCTCCAACACCGAGACGGTCCTGCCGCTCGTCGACATCGTGCTCGAGCTGCTCGAGTCGTCACTCGCGGGCGACTCCTTCTGGAACACCCTCGCCCGCGGCACGCGGACGGCCGACGGCACCATCGACGACTGGGGGTTCGACGCGGACCTGGACGCCGGGAACCTCCCGCAACAGCTGCGCGACGACCTGGCGGATCTCGGGATTGACGTGGGCGCCTCGGCGGACGTCACGACGATGCCCGTCGAGACCGGCAGGCGCTGGCGCGTTGCCGGCAACGGCTGGCGCCTTCACCTTCGCGGTGGTGCCAACCCTGCCCGGCTTCGGCTGACCTTGTACCCACAGTCGATCCCCGCGGCCGCCGGCGACGCAATCCCGCGGCAGTACGTCCAGTGGGCCTACGAGCCCCTGCGGTACGCCCGTTTCCCGTGGGCCCTGCCGTTCGACCTCGCCGAGGCCGAACGCGACGCCTGGCTCGAGCGCCTGCGGGTCAGCAGTCGGCAGGTGACCGACGCCTACGCCGGCAGCGACCGGTGCATCCGCGTGGACGCCGCATGTGCGGTGCTCGGCATCGGCCAGGGCGAGCGCCGGCTGCTCCTGGAGGCCCCGTCGGACCCCTGGATCGACTGGGGGTTGGATGTCGAGTCCACCATCGACGAAAACGGATACCAGCGCCTGTGGCTGGACGAGCTGCGGCGGGTCCGCACGCTGCGGGATCGCACCGGCCTTGATCACCGCGAGCTGCTCGACCTGCTCGACAGCCGGTTCGTGCAGGCGTCGCCCGGCCTCGCCGCACCCATGGTCCTGACCGGCGACGAGTGCGACACCACGCGGATGTTTGTAGGCGACGGGTTTCCCGGCGGTCGGCTGACGGCGTCCGTCGCACGTCGCATCCTGCTCTTCGTGCGGCTCGCCCGCCGGCTCGACTGGACGTTTCGCGAGCTCGACTGCGCGATCCGTGGCCTGGGTCGGGTCACGGAGCCGGACCTGCCTGTGCCGCCAGGGAACCTCTCGTTCGAGCACTTCACCGAGGCCTTCGTGGTGCAGCTCGCGGGCGTGCAGCGTCTACGGGAGGCCACGTCGCTGCCGGTCGAGACCGTGCTGAACCTGTTCCGCGACGAACTGGACACCCAGCGATACTGGGACCACACGGTGTCGCCGCCGCGGCTCGCCCCCTCCTTCTACGAACGATTGCTCAACGAGCCGGCCGTGACGCGACCCCGGGCGCCCGGGCTCGAGCTCAACGCGACCCGGGACGGGCTCAAGGCGGTGCCACCGGGCACCGGTCTGCCGCTGCTGCGCCTGAGCGACTACGCCGACGAACTGGCGGCGTCCCTGTCGTGCCGACGCTCCGACGTCGTCGCGGTGCTGCCGCCCACAACGACGTCCGTCCCGCAGGTGTTGCTGGGTGCAGCCAGCGGACCGGCGACTGTCGACGGGGCCTGGGTCGAGCTGCCCGGGTCGGGCGCGCGGGTCGACTGGGTGGTCGGTCGGCCGACGGACGCCACCACGCAGGTACGCGTGACGGTCCAGCAGCAGCTCCCCAGCGGCGCTGCGGCCGACGTCAGCACGACCATGGTGGCCCGCGGAAGCCAGGACTGGCGCCGGGTACGCGTCGTCCTGACCGGCGGCGAGCGGCGGGTGCGCGTCCGGGCCGAACGCGTCGCCGGAGCCGGCTCGGTGTGGTTCACCGCCCAGGTGACCACGGGTAGCGGCCTGGTCGAGGACGTGCTCGACCTCGGAGCCCTCAGCGCCCTGAGCGCCCACCTGTTGCTCGCTCGCGGACTGCGGATCCCGGTAACGGACTACGTGACCCTCGTGACGATGAGCGGCATCGGACCGCTGGGTAGGCCGGCGCGGGCGCTGGAGCTGCTGGACGCCCACCGCCGGACCCGGCAGGCCGGGCTGACGGTCGCGGAGCTCGACGTGTTGCTCCGGCACCGGTACCGGTCCGCCGAGGAGGAGGAGCAGGCCGACCGGGAGCTGTCCGCGCTGCTCGGCACGATCCGGGAGAGCCTGCGCGTCGAGGAGGCGTCGCTGACGGGCACCACCGAGACCGCCGTATCGCTGACGGGGCAGCTGCTGCTGGAGCTTGGATGGCCGGAACGGCTGGTAGACCTGGTGCTGAGCGCCGAGGTCCTGGATCGGACCTTCCCGGCGATGCACGCCGTCCGCCTCCCCACCCTGCCAGGGCAGCTTCTCGGGGTGCTGCCCGCCGGGCTGCGCTACTCGGGTGCTACCGGCCAGTTGGAGGTCTCCGCACCACCGCGACAGGCGGCCGTGCGCATGGCGGCCGCCGCGGCGACGCTACGGGCGTCCGCGGAGTACGCGGCCGCGACCGCGGAGCAGCGGACCGCGCTCGACGTGGCACTCGACGACCTCACCGCACGGACCGCCGCGACCTCGCAGGAGGTCGCCGCGGCGCTGGCGCCGCTCGCCCGCATGGCCGGAAGCATCCTCCCCCCCGTGCACACGGCCGGGCTGCGCGCGGACACTCTGCCGGGTGCCGCCATGCCCACGATCCCACCGCAGTGGCGCGGCAGCTTCTGGTGGGACCCGGTGACCCAGAGCTTGTGCTGGATCGGGCCGATGTCCGCGGGATGGCGCGACGAGCTCGCGGAGCTGGGCGGCACCCCCGCCGGCAGCGCGTACCGGGCGGCCGTGGTCGCGCTGTTCCAAGCCGCCGACGCCTACCAGCCGACGGCCACGAACTTGCTCGTCGCGGCGCCCGGTGCGTCCCCGGTGCCCGGGGTACCGACGCCGGAACGGCTGCTCGGCGAGCTGCCCGCCGCAGCCGACCGGTGCCTGGCGCTGCTCACCCGGGTGGTCCCGGCCGTCCGGGAGCGACGGGCCGAGGCGGTCGTCCGCGGCGTGCTCGGCGAGGCGTTCGGCGTCGACGAGGACCAGGCCGCGGTCCTCCTGGAACGGTTCCGGCACACCGAGGACGCCGTCACCCGCCCTCTGGTCGCGCGCGACGCGGAGCAGAGCTGGCTTCTCGCCCGGGACTTCCTCGGCGCCGATCCGGCCGTGTCGGTGGGCCAGGCGGCTTTCCCCGCCCAGCTTCACGCCCTGGGCCGGCTGGCAAAGCTCGCGATGGTCGCGGCACGGACAGAGCTGACGGCCCCTGCCACGGCGTGGCTGTTCGGCGGCTGGTGGCCGGCCGCCGGGTTGTTCGACCTCACGGCGCTGCCGCAGCGGCCCGTCGACGGTCCGGCGCCGGCGTGGTCCACCTGGACAGCCCTGACGACCGTGCTCACCGATGGGGAGCGTGCGCCGGACCGGACCGAGCTCGAGGCGATCCGCACGGCACTGTCCGCGGTCTCGAACCCGGCCACTCGGGCCGCCACGCTGGCCGCCGTCTTGGGCATCTCCGACGACGATGTCGTGCGGCTGACCAGCGACCTGACAGTGGACCTTGGCACCGGCGGGTGGACTCCTCCGGGAATGCTCCACCCCGAGCTGGTGTCCCGGCTGCTCACCTGCGCCGAGCTGCTCCGACGCACGGGCGCCGACGCCGGCACACTGGACGCCTGGCGGCGCCCCGCCACAACGGTCGGCGCGACCCGGGCCCGTCAACTTGCCCGAGCGGCGCTGAGCGAGCAGGGCTGGGCGGCGGCATCTCCGCCGGTGCTCGATGGTCTCCGCCTGCGTCGACGGGACGCCCTGGTGGCCTTCTGGCTGCGGGACGGGCGCCGCGACGCCGAGGACCTGTACGGGGACCTGCTGGTGGACCCGCTGACCAGTGCCTGCGCGATGACGTCCCGGGTCCGACACGCCATCGGCAGCGTCCAGCTGTTCGTGCACCGGATCGTGCTCGGCCTGGAGCCGGAGGTGCGGACGGACGCTGTCGACCGGGGACGCTGGGACGTCCTGCGCAGCTACCGCGTCTGGGAGGCCAACCGCAAGATCCTGCTGTACCCGGAGAACTGGATCGAGCCCGAGCTGCGCACCGACCAGACACCGCCGTTCCGCGCCCTCGCGGGCACCCTGACCCAGGCCGATCTCGACGAGCGAACCGCAGCCGAGGCGCTGCGGCTGTACATCGAGGGACTCGCCGACGTCGCCGGGATGCGAGTCGCCGGACTGTGCCACGAGTACGCCGACGACGGCTCACTGCGGACCACTTATGTCTTCGGACGCACCAGCTTCGAGCCGAAGACCTATTGGTACCGGCGCTTCACCCGGCCGGCGTCCGTGCGCCATGACGACCCCTCGGGGAGTTGGACGGCCTGGGAGCCGCTCGGCGTCGACGTCGAGGGTGAGCACTTGGTCCCGTTCATGTGGCGCGGGCGACTGTTCGTGGCGTGGGCGCAGCTCCGCCAGGAGGCGAGGCCGCCGGCCCAGGCGCCGGTGGCGGGTACGGTGGAGCAGCCGCGCAAGTTGTGGACCATGAAGCTCGCCTGGAGCGAGCGCCGCAACGGCCGGTGGACCGCGCGACGCGTCCACTCCGGACACCCCGCCCTGGCCAACGTCCTCCTGAGCGTCGACACCTGGCCGGAGGACACCATCTTCCTACGTCCGGTCGTCCAGGAGCAGGGCGTCGCGATCAGCGTCTACCTCAACCCGACCCTCTACTCCAACGCCGCCGCCGACACCCTGAGTCAGAGATCGCTGGACAGCGTGCCTGTCTTCACGTTCTTCTTCGACGGCGACGACGCGCGTCCCGCGGCCGGCTACTACCGGTACAGGCAGTCGCGGCTCGGGCAGCCTCCCGAGGACAACATCGGCTATTCCGCGGTGGAACCGGCGGAGAACCCCATCGCAGTCGACCTCACGACGTCGATCACCCCCCACCGGGCGATGACCGTTCCGCGACCGGCGGGCCAATTCTCCGTGCCGTCCGGCACTGGGATGTCGTCAGTCCTGAAGACCGCCCCCCGCCGTCTCGCGGTCGTCATGCCCGCCGACGAACCGGTGCTGCAACTGCAGGCCCCGTCCACGCTGCTGCCCGGTCTGGGCGGCCGCACGGTGCCGTTCGTGCTCGCCGACAGGGCACGGCAGCTGTTCGTCTACCCCGTGAACCGCCTGACCATGCGCTCGTTTCCCCCGCCGGTACCGGGATCCCCTCCGCTCATTTCGCTCGTGGACGAGCCGGGAGTGCACATCACCGCCCTCGACATGCCGCAGCTCGGGCGGTTTCGCCAGATCCTCGAGCGCCGGGGTGTCGACGCCGCCCTGGCCACCGCGACGCAGTACGAGCCGGAGGCGCCGGCCGGCGTGCGCGGGACCTTCGGGCAGTACGGGGCGGACGCCGCCGTCGTCCTCACCCAGCCGCTTGACGACGTCGTCTTCGCGCCGACTGAGCCGGCGGGGCCGTACAGCTGGGAGCTGTTCTTCCACGTCGCACTCGCCGCGGGGACGGCGCTCAGCCGCAACCAGCGGTTCGCGGACGCCCGCAGTTGGTTTCACCGCATCTTCGACCCCACCGACACCGGACCCGGTCCCGTCCCCGGTCGCTACTGGCGCTTCCGGCCCTTCCGGGAGATCGACGCGGGGCCGCCGATGCCGGAGCTGCTCCGGCGGCTCGCCGACAAGGACGACCACTCGCCGGAGAAGATGGCGCTGCTGGCGACGATCGCCGAGTGGCGGGAGCGACCGTTCGAGCCCCACGTCGTGGCCCGGCTCAGGCCGCGGGCCTACATGTACGCGGTGGTGATGAAGTACCTGGACAACCTGATCGCATGGGGGGACCAACTGTTCCGCCGAGAGACCATGGAGGCGCTCGACGAGGCCACACAGCTGTATGTGCTCGCTGCGCAGATCTTGGGCCGCCGACCTGAGACGATCCCGCCACGGACGCGGCCACTGGCCAAGTCCTATGGGGACCTGCGTCCGGAGCTGGTCGGGGACGCGGGAACACTGGGCAACCCGCTCGTCGTAGGGGAGAACATCCTCGGCTCCGGCGGCACGACGTCGCCCGCGACCGGTGCGCTGCCTCGGACGCTGTACTTCTGCGTCCCCGGTAACCCCAAACTGCTCGGCTACCACGCCACGGTCGCCGACCGGCTGAACAAGCTGCGCAACTGCATGACCATCGACGGCGTGGTCCGGCAGCTGCCGCTGTTCGAGCCGCCGATCGACCCCGGTCTCCTGGTGCGCGCTAGAGCCTCCGGCGTCGACCTCGGCTCCGTGCTCGCCGACGCCAATGCGCCACTCCCCCTGTACCGCTTCGCCACCATGAGCCGCACCGCGGCCGAGCTCTGCGGCCATGTGCGCGAGCTCGGCAGCCAGATGCTGTCGGCGATCGAGAAGCGCGACGGCGAGGTCATGAGCCGGCTGCGGGACGGGCACGAGCGGACGCTTCTGGCCAGCGTTCGGCAGGTGCGTCAGCTGCAGGTCGACGAGGCGCTCGCGAGCCTGCAGTCCTACCAGCCGGTGCTCACGAGCGCGCAGGAGCGGCTGGCCTACTACGCGGGTCTGGTGACCCAGGTGGGCGAGGTGTCCATCCCCGGCGGGCCAGCCGGGCCCACCATCGAGTCGATCGCCGGTGCAGCCATCGAGACCGTCACCAACACGCTCGGCTTCACGCAGTCGCTGATCTCCCAGATCGACCCGTTCTCCAGCGCCGCCACCGAACTGGTCAAGCAGGCGCTCACGCGCGCCACCGAGCTGATCCAGGGCGGCGTGCCGGAGGCCGGGGAGGCGACGGCCAAGGTCCCGATCAACGACGCCGAGAAGCGGCAGCTGACCGAGCTCCGCCAGGCCCGAGACAGCCAGGCCCGCGCCGCCGACATGAAGGCTGCCGCCCGGTTCCTGGCGATGATCCCGGACATCACTTTGGGCAGCTCGGGCGCCACGGGCTCCCCCGTGGTGACCGCGCAGCTCGGCGGCACCCTGCTCGCCAAGGCGGCCGAGCTGTTCGCCGCGCAGGCTGACGGCGCGGCGGCCGAGCACAGCTACCGGGCATCGGTCGCAGCGATCCTGGCTGGGCACCAGCGGCGCGCGGCCGACTGGGTCGAGCAGGCCAAGGCCGCAGCGAACGACATCACGCAGGCCACCCACCAGATCGCCGCCGCCGGGACCCGGGTCGCCATCGCCTCCGCGGAGCTGCGCAACCATGACCTCCAGGCCGAGCAGGCTGACGAGGTCGACGAGCTCATGCGCAGCCGATTCAGCAACCAGGAGCTCTACGCCTGGATGATGCAGCAGGTGGGCGACGCGCACTTCCGCAGTTACCAGCTTGCCTACGACGTCGCCAAGCGCGCGGAGCAGGCCTACCGGCACGAGCTGGGGGTCGACAGCACGAGCTTCATCCGGTTCGGGTACTGGGACAGCGTCCGGCGCGGGTTGAGCGCCGGCGACCACCTGCTGCATGACCTCAAGCGAATGGAGGTCTCGTACCTGAACGAGGATCGCCGTGAGCTGGAGGTCGTCAAGCACGTGTCGCTCCGACAGCTCGACGGCGCAGCGCTGCTCCGCCTGCGTGCGACGGGGACGTGCGAGTTCGACGTCCCGGAGTCGCTGCTGGACCTCGACTTCCCCGGCCATTACTTCCGACGGCTCCGGGACGTCGCGGTCTCGGTCCCAAGCGTCGCCGGGCCGTACACCGGGGTCAACGGCACACTCACGCTGCTCTCCAGCGTCGTGCGGAACCGGCCCGTAGCGTCCGGCGACTACGACGCTCCGGAGAATCTCGCCATCAGTCGGGTGCC of Cellulomonas dongxiuzhuiae contains these proteins:
- a CDS encoding Tc toxin subunit A-related protein translates to MSDETTGTGETEDRVLYTVTGHVLRPGGDGGPAAPVAGVRVRAFDQDLAEARPLGEAVTGAQGRYTITFAGRYSSSRPSSPGPDPVALLRPGRPAERAKDGPDLWVAVLGPDDGDLLARSPVLTDSGPHIEQDLLLEDPSADGSELDRLTRFLAPRLGGMSLQALDDDQVAAVAQDPRLAAPEVMAAARAARLTDRAMELAARHGIEVGDEAAQLFAGLYAASRVEAVPAAVDPLARDDQWWAMTWAVAVRDGRVAVPAGGQDGVLGLLGRLRRAQRLEPAPPGTAASLGDLLTTLPGGLDDTGRATVAAELDADPGDLGGLRARLLDAHGWTAGTVNSVLRAVGLGEITGGHAPLVAALGRPDPDDAAAALADLAPLGRSQWAELVAAHGVPVHLDLPGDGVGPYVDRLLHDVEQRMPSAYLRARVEDGRIPVAEPAQVARFLANAQTFRLGDQPVLGRFAAAVDGDLAGIAAEAVPTVQAELLRIERLARVSPSLEVAERLLAGGWSSALQIASVDRRRFIEEVGDGIPGGAEVASAVHERAAAASATASALLLSQAPGLDRTPLLPVLPMQTDVAPVPDADPAAATLRSALAAGGQTATLELLFGSPDTCGCAGCASMYSPAAYLAELLQMLDGGQHNTAGASPLDVLLARRPDLAELELSCSNTETVLPLVDIVLELLESSLAGDSFWNTLARGTRTADGTIDDWGFDADLDAGNLPQQLRDDLADLGIDVGASADVTTMPVETGRRWRVAGNGWRLHLRGGANPARLRLTLYPQSIPAAAGDAIPRQYVQWAYEPLRYARFPWALPFDLAEAERDAWLERLRVSSRQVTDAYAGSDRCIRVDAACAVLGIGQGERRLLLEAPSDPWIDWGLDVESTIDENGYQRLWLDELRRVRTLRDRTGLDHRELLDLLDSRFVQASPGLAAPMVLTGDECDTTRMFVGDGFPGGRLTASVARRILLFVRLARRLDWTFRELDCAIRGLGRVTEPDLPVPPGNLSFEHFTEAFVVQLAGVQRLREATSLPVETVLNLFRDELDTQRYWDHTVSPPRLAPSFYERLLNEPAVTRPRAPGLELNATRDGLKAVPPGTGLPLLRLSDYADELAASLSCRRSDVVAVLPPTTTSVPQVLLGAASGPATVDGAWVELPGSGARVDWVVGRPTDATTQVRVTVQQQLPSGAAADVSTTMVARGSQDWRRVRVVLTGGERRVRVRAERVAGAGSVWFTAQVTTGSGLVEDVLDLGALSALSAHLLLARGLRIPVTDYVTLVTMSGIGPLGRPARALELLDAHRRTRQAGLTVAELDVLLRHRYRSAEEEEQADRELSALLGTIRESLRVEEASLTGTTETAVSLTGQLLLELGWPERLVDLVLSAEVLDRTFPAMHAVRLPTLPGQLLGVLPAGLRYSGATGQLEVSAPPRQAAVRMAAAAATLRASAEYAAATAEQRTALDVALDDLTARTAATSQEVAAALAPLARMAGSILPPVHTAGLRADTLPGAAMPTIPPQWRGSFWWDPVTQSLCWIGPMSAGWRDELAELGGTPAGSAYRAAVVALFQAADAYQPTATNLLVAAPGASPVPGVPTPERLLGELPAAADRCLALLTRVVPAVRERRAEAVVRGVLGEAFGVDEDQAAVLLERFRHTEDAVTRPLVARDAEQSWLLARDFLGADPAVSVGQAAFPAQLHALGRLAKLAMVAARTELTAPATAWLFGGWWPAAGLFDLTALPQRPVDGPAPAWSTWTALTTVLTDGERAPDRTELEAIRTALSAVSNPATRAATLAAVLGISDDDVVRLTSDLTVDLGTGGWTPPGMLHPELVSRLLTCAELLRRTGADAGTLDAWRRPATTVGATRARQLARAALSEQGWAAASPPVLDGLRLRRRDALVAFWLRDGRRDAEDLYGDLLVDPLTSACAMTSRVRHAIGSVQLFVHRIVLGLEPEVRTDAVDRGRWDVLRSYRVWEANRKILLYPENWIEPELRTDQTPPFRALAGTLTQADLDERTAAEALRLYIEGLADVAGMRVAGLCHEYADDGSLRTTYVFGRTSFEPKTYWYRRFTRPASVRHDDPSGSWTAWEPLGVDVEGEHLVPFMWRGRLFVAWAQLRQEARPPAQAPVAGTVEQPRKLWTMKLAWSERRNGRWTARRVHSGHPALANVLLSVDTWPEDTIFLRPVVQEQGVAISVYLNPTLYSNAAADTLSQRSLDSVPVFTFFFDGDDARPAAGYYRYRQSRLGQPPEDNIGYSAVEPAENPIAVDLTTSITPHRAMTVPRPAGQFSVPSGTGMSSVLKTAPRRLAVVMPADEPVLQLQAPSTLLPGLGGRTVPFVLADRARQLFVYPVNRLTMRSFPPPVPGSPPLISLVDEPGVHITALDMPQLGRFRQILERRGVDAALATATQYEPEAPAGVRGTFGQYGADAAVVLTQPLDDVVFAPTEPAGPYSWELFFHVALAAGTALSRNQRFADARSWFHRIFDPTDTGPGPVPGRYWRFRPFREIDAGPPMPELLRRLADKDDHSPEKMALLATIAEWRERPFEPHVVARLRPRAYMYAVVMKYLDNLIAWGDQLFRRETMEALDEATQLYVLAAQILGRRPETIPPRTRPLAKSYGDLRPELVGDAGTLGNPLVVGENILGSGGTTSPATGALPRTLYFCVPGNPKLLGYHATVADRLNKLRNCMTIDGVVRQLPLFEPPIDPGLLVRARASGVDLGSVLADANAPLPLYRFATMSRTAAELCGHVRELGSQMLSAIEKRDGEVMSRLRDGHERTLLASVRQVRQLQVDEALASLQSYQPVLTSAQERLAYYAGLVTQVGEVSIPGGPAGPTIESIAGAAIETVTNTLGFTQSLISQIDPFSSAATELVKQALTRATELIQGGVPEAGEATAKVPINDAEKRQLTELRQARDSQARAADMKAAARFLAMIPDITLGSSGATGSPVVTAQLGGTLLAKAAELFAAQADGAAAEHSYRASVAAILAGHQRRAADWVEQAKAAANDITQATHQIAAAGTRVAIASAELRNHDLQAEQADEVDELMRSRFSNQELYAWMMQQVGDAHFRSYQLAYDVAKRAEQAYRHELGVDSTSFIRFGYWDSVRRGLSAGDHLLHDLKRMEVSYLNEDRRELEVVKHVSLRQLDGAALLRLRATGTCEFDVPESLLDLDFPGHYFRRLRDVAVSVPSVAGPYTGVNGTLTLLSSVVRNRPVASGDYDAPENLAISRVPIQSVVTHSGQEDNGRFDGTRPDDRYGPFEGAGALSRWRFTMPDEFRAFDYSTISDLVLHLRFTARDGGETLATKARRSLAERLGAQVRARSTEVGLVQLLPLELDFPREWRRFRDDHEPLLLTVTEQHFPYMFRGRVAPHAAALVWDGESPGISVDPLQGNDDALPTYTLSYDAKSPLLTTSDPHLLVAYSV